The uncultured Acidilobus sp. JCHS genomic sequence GAGAACCAGACAGCCGAGAAGGCGCTCAACCTGCTTGAGGAGGCGCTCAATGACACCTATACTGCCGTGCTCCTGTTCGCTAAGGGCAACGACACGGGCTCCCTCCTGATGCTCAACCAGTCAATAAAGCTGGCTAACCAGAGCCTGAGCCTGGCGGAGAACCTGAGCTCAAGCTCCCACGGGCCAGCTAGGGCAGTAGGTAAGATGATAGCAAGGGCCGACAGGCTCGTCATAAGGCTTGACGAGAGGCTCTATGCTTTCATCAGCTCACAGAACATAGTTGGCAAGGTGCTGGAGCTTGACGTAGTCCTGCTCTACAGGGTCAACGAGACCACGTACATAGGCGTAGCGAGGATAGTAAACGGCACGACGCCTCACGTCCACGTGATCTTCGTGCTGATAGAGTTAACGAACTCCACTAAGGTCTCAGGCAACCTGACCTCGGCCCAGCTGCCGGTCAAGGCAATGGTGGTAGGGCTAGTCAAGGCCAGGGTCCAGGGCCTCTACCTGGTTGAGGCCTACACAGTTACCTTAGAGAACGCGACCCAGGGCTTGCCTTCTTAGCCTTTTAATTTATTCTTACTTTTTTTACTAGCCCAACTCACGTTCTTCAGGGCTCAGCTTGAGGGCGCCGGTTAGAGTTGTTGACCTGACGTGCGACCTCTTCGACGGGATGCCTACGTACCCTGGCGACCCGCCCTTCAGGCACCAGTTCGTCATAAGGGGCTCACGCGATGGCGAGGTCACCCTCTCTAGAGTTGAGTCAGGGCTTCATTCGGGCACTCATGTAGACGCGCCCCTTCACTTCATTCCTGGAGGCGACAGCGTTGACAGGGTCAGCCCCACGAGGCTGGTCGTCCCGGCCGACCTAGTTGACCTGACCAGCAAGGGCCCTAGGCAGCCCATAACTAGGGACGACCTGATGGGCAGGGTGAGGCCAGGGAGGGCAGCGGTCCTGTACACTGGCTTCTCGGCCCTTCGCGGCTCCGAGGAATACCTTCACGCCTGGCCCTACCTTGACAGGGGCGCCGCAGACTACCTAGCTGACATAGGCGTCGCTGCCGTCGTGACTGAGGGCATGAGCGTGGCCGGCTGGCCTGGGGCCAAGGGGTTCCCGTGGTCTCCCCTGGTCAGCGAGGGGGACGTGGCCTACGTCCACGTGAGGCTCCTGAGGGCAGGCGTCATAATAGTAGAGGGTGCCTGTAACATGGGCGAGCTCGTCGACTGCGAGGAGCCCCTGCTCGTCATAGCGCCGCTGAAGGTCAGGGGCGCGGAGGCAGCTATGGCAAGGGTGCTGGCCCTCTGCTGAGGAGCAGCGCCGCGGGCGGGATTTGAACCCGCGCGGGGTTTCCCCCACCGGCTTAGCAGGCCGGCGCCCTACCGGGCTAGGCGACCGCGGCGCCAATAGATTAGGTTAGGCACGGAGTTTTAAGCGGTTCGCGAGCTGCCCACGACGTGGCTAGGCAAATTAGCCCCGCCGACAGCGCTTCAGCAGGCCTCTGTGATGTGTTACCTCCGGCACTGAGGCGGTGAGGTAAAGGCATTTGCCTGAGGGGCCCTGTCGTTAAGGAAATGGGCTTCCCAGCCCTAACGCGGTCAGCCCCGCTCAAGGCTGCGATAGCCTGCGACCAGCGCTGAGGCCAGGGTAACCGATTTTCAGCTGCCCCGCCCCTTACGCTCACGGGGTCATATGGCCTGTCCAACGGTGGCCGTGAGCAGCGTTAACCCGGTCAAGCTTGACGGGGTCAGGGAGGCCTACGAGGCCTTTTACGGCTGCGCTAAGGTTATGCCCGTCGAGGTCACGGGGCTCCCGCCTCAGCCCGTAGGCCTTGAGCTCACGAGGCAGCTGGCCATGTTAAGGGCTTCAAGGGCAGCCCAGGCAGCTGAGCACGGGGTCGGGGTGGAGTCAGGCATGTTCAGCGTGGCGGGCTACTGGTACGTCATAACTTTCTCATGTATAGTGGCCGGCGGCCTCAGCGCCTGCGGCGCCTCCCCGGCCTTCGAGATACCTGAGGACCTAGCCAGGGACGCTATGAGCTCAGAGCTTGACAGGGCCGTTGAGGTCAGGTACGGCGTAAGGGACGTGGGCTCGGCCCAGGGAGTGATAAGCCTCATGACAGGGGGAAGGGTTGTCAGGAAGGACCTGGTCAGGTGGGCCACGCTCATGGCCCTGGCGAGCCTCAGGGGGCTGCCCAGGGCGCCTGGGCCTCAGGCTGTTCGCTGAGAGGCCATCACTTCATCAACTGCCTTAGCCATCGATGAGGCGAGCTCCTCCATCTTCTCCAGCTCCTCAGGCCTTGGTTCTCAAACCTCACCTTCCTTCTGTCATTGACGCCGACCCAGTAGACGTCATCAGTGACCCTTAGAGGCCTTGTGAAGCTCCTTAAGGTCCATCGCAATCGCTTAGGGCTGCTAAAGATAAAATACATTTTTCCTAGAAAGCTGTTTAAAAAGCCTATAAGTCTAATATCTTGGCCGTGACGCCTACGGTGGGCTGATGGGCGTGAGGGTGGTCTACGCCACCATGATCTACAGGGACCTCCTCCCCGTCGACGCCCTGAGGAGGCTTCACGACATGGGCGTGGAGGAGTACGAGCTGAGCTACGACAACTTCACCGCCCGCCGCGGCCAGGAGGACTCCCTCCTGGAGGACGTGGTCTCCGCGGTGAAGAGGTCAGGCTACAGGGTGGCCAGCGTCCACCTGCCCTACGACAGGCAGACGCTGGAGCAGCTGGCCCAGGGCAAGGAGGGCGCCTTCACTAGGGTCATAAGGTGGCTCAGGGCCTCGGCGGACATGGGTGCAAGGATAGCTGTCATCCACACCCTTCCAGCCAAGCCCCGCGAGAAGGCCTCGGCGGTCAACGAGCAGTCGCTGGCAAGGGTCGCCAAGGAGGCGGCGAACCTGGGCCTCACGCTGGCGGTTGAGAACAGGCTCGAGGCTGACCTCTTCGGCTCCACGGTTGACGAGATACTTGAGCTCACGACGAAGGTCGAGGGCCTGAGGGCCTGCCTTGACCTGGGTCACCTGAACGTGAACTCCAAGGGCCTCTATGACGACATTCAGAAGCTGGCTGGCGTCGCCGCTGAGGTACACGCCCACGACAACGACGGGTACTCAGACCTTCACCTGCCCCCCATGACCGGGGTCATAGACTGGTACAGGGTGGCCGGGTCGCTGCTTCACTTCGGCGGCCAGCTGACCTACGAGGTCTCGTGCTCGGGGGCCCAGGCCAGGTGCGATAACTACGTAAGGCTGATAAAGATCGTTAACAAGAGCGTCTTTGGCTAGGCAGGTGCAGGGCTTGTCCGAGAGGGAGGGCCAGGACCTGAGGAAGGACCCCAAGGTAATCAGGCTCATGGCCAACCTCATGGCGCAGGGCGCCGTGATGCTGGAGCAGACCTGCCCCATATGCGGCCTCCCGCTCTTCAGGCTGAAGAACGGCGACGTTGTCTGCCCCGTCCACGGCAAGGTCTATCTGGTGAGCAGCGACGAGGAGGCGAGGGAGGTGGAGATTGACGAGACCCTCAGGCAGGTCGAGTACATGGCGGCCACTAAGATAAGGGAGTACCTGAGGCAGGGCGAGGTCGACCAGGTCAGCGACCTCCTTAACGTCATGGAGGCTGCGGAGAGGGTCATGAGGCTCAGGATGGAGAGGGCCGAGAAGGCCAGGGCCCAGAGGGCTCCCCTCCCCCAGGCTGAGGCCAAGAAGGGGGAAGAGGTTAAGGAGAAAGAGAAAGAGGAACAGGAGTAAAGTTTTTACTACTCTGAGTAGTAACTTGGTCAGGGTTCGGCTTGGCTGAGATGCTGGAGCTGGTTGAGAGGGCCAAGTGGGGCAGGGCCCACTGGCTGATATTCGCCTCAACGTCCATAGGCTACTTCATATGGGGCCTCGTCACGACGCTGGGCTTCCTGGCCTACCCCCAGTTCCACAGCGTCTACTACCTGGTGGCGGTCACACTCATCCCCATCGTTGGGGACGTGCTGATAGCGAGGGTATCTGACCTAAGCCTGGGCAGGAAGGGGACGTTCTTCCTGACCATGACGCTCATAGGCGTGGGCGTTGCCCTGATAACTGTTGACTTATTGTACGTCAAGGCCTACCTTGAGAAGGCCGCGCTACTGCTGCTAGGCTACGCCATGGCGGACGTGGGCGTTGAGGGCGAGGTTCCGGTAGCGCTTACGCTCCTCGCCGAGCTCACCCCGGCCGCCTACAGGGAGGAGGTCCTAGTGCTCTCGCCCAACTTTGACAACATAGGGGCGACGGTGGCGGCCGCCATAGCTGCGCTGACTTACTCTCTCACCGACTCCCTGCTCCTCGAGTCCATAGCGGTCCTAACAGCGGCGGGCGTGGCCCTGGCCGCGGCCATCATAGTCAGGGAGCTGATGCCTGAGTCCATAAGGTGGCTCACGGCCAAGGGCAGGAAGGACGAGGCCGTCAAGGAGCTCGACAGGCTCTCGGCGACACCCTCAGACGTGAGGGTCAGGGACGTGGACAGGCTCGTAGGGCTCTGGCCCAAGTTCACGATGCTCGCCGTCCTCGGGGTCTCACAGTACATAACCTATGGCCTGATGGCCTACGTGGTGGGGGCCTACTACTTCTCGAGCTCGCCCCTGACCTACAATTACGTGATAATGTACGCCAACCTGGGGGCGTCGGTGGCGGGCCTC encodes the following:
- a CDS encoding putative metal-dependent hydrolase, whose protein sequence is MRAPVRVVDLTCDLFDGMPTYPGDPPFRHQFVIRGSRDGEVTLSRVESGLHSGTHVDAPLHFIPGGDSVDRVSPTRLVVPADLVDLTSKGPRQPITRDDLMGRVRPGRAAVLYTGFSALRGSEEYLHAWPYLDRGAADYLADIGVAAVVTEGMSVAGWPGAKGFPWSPLVSEGDVAYVHVRLLRAGVIIVEGACNMGELVDCEEPLLVIAPLKVRGAEAAMARVLALC
- a CDS encoding Sugar phosphate isomerase/epimerase codes for the protein MGVRVVYATMIYRDLLPVDALRRLHDMGVEEYELSYDNFTARRGQEDSLLEDVVSAVKRSGYRVASVHLPYDRQTLEQLAQGKEGAFTRVIRWLRASADMGARIAVIHTLPAKPREKASAVNEQSLARVAKEAANLGLTLAVENRLEADLFGSTVDEILELTTKVEGLRACLDLGHLNVNSKGLYDDIQKLAGVAAEVHAHDNDGYSDLHLPPMTGVIDWYRVAGSLLHFGGQLTYEVSCSGAQARCDNYVRLIKIVNKSVFG
- a CDS encoding putative Zn-finger containing protein → MARQVQGLSEREGQDLRKDPKVIRLMANLMAQGAVMLEQTCPICGLPLFRLKNGDVVCPVHGKVYLVSSDEEAREVEIDETLRQVEYMAATKIREYLRQGEVDQVSDLLNVMEAAERVMRLRMERAEKARAQRAPLPQAEAKKGEEVKEKEKEEQE
- a CDS encoding Major Facilitator Superfamily encodes the protein MAEMLELVERAKWGRAHWLIFASTSIGYFIWGLVTTLGFLAYPQFHSVYYLVAVTLIPIVGDVLIARVSDLSLGRKGTFFLTMTLIGVGVALITVDLLYVKAYLEKAALLLLGYAMADVGVEGEVPVALTLLAELTPAAYREEVLVLSPNFDNIGATVAAAIAALTYSLTDSLLLESIAVLTAAGVALAAAIIVRELMPESIRWLTAKGRKDEAVKELDRLSATPSDVRVRDVDRLVGLWPKFTMLAVLGVSQYITYGLMAYVVGAYYFSSSPLTYNYVIMYANLGASVAGLLAAWLVRRLDIRSFAVLAYGGGYLSMVPIMLWLALIPNSMALFYALLFVNMAFSEFAWAVRTVLEPTLFPTNIRATMIGLVRVAPIALYSALTYITSSFSLWQFLLLNLFMWFIGYAPAAWWSGHGYDLRLTRLESASGELHLRPGRPSGQPGPA